Proteins from one Embleya scabrispora genomic window:
- a CDS encoding CGNR zinc finger domain-containing protein — protein MSTRIADLDPGGAPLLGEPLPVELANTRYAVRGTPHEGLAEPAHLAAWLRDIAPRLGNPPSEAALLAVDAHDLARALDLRDCVGALLTAALTDTVPAADTVERLNTYTRAAPRWRELTWPTAVTRTEADPITAVLAELAGATVDLLTGPDRTELRACHGPGCILHFVRNNPRREWCSAGCGNRARVARHYRRSKNPSADG, from the coding sequence GTGAGCACACGAATCGCGGACCTCGATCCCGGCGGCGCCCCCCTGCTCGGCGAACCGCTGCCGGTGGAGCTGGCCAATACGCGCTACGCGGTACGGGGCACGCCGCACGAGGGGCTGGCCGAGCCCGCGCACCTGGCCGCCTGGCTCCGCGACATCGCGCCGCGCCTGGGCAACCCGCCGTCCGAGGCCGCGCTGCTCGCCGTGGACGCGCACGACCTGGCCCGCGCCCTCGACCTGCGCGACTGCGTCGGCGCCCTGCTCACCGCCGCGCTGACCGACACCGTGCCGGCCGCCGACACCGTCGAGCGGCTGAACACCTACACCCGGGCCGCCCCGCGGTGGCGCGAGCTCACCTGGCCGACCGCCGTCACGCGCACCGAGGCCGACCCGATCACCGCGGTCCTGGCCGAACTGGCCGGCGCCACCGTCGACCTGCTCACCGGCCCGGACCGCACCGAGTTGCGGGCCTGTCACGGCCCGGGCTGCATCCTGCACTTCGTCCGGAACAACCCGCGCCGCGAATGGTGCTCGGCGGGATGCGGCAACCGCGCCCGCGTGGCCCGGCACTACCGGCGCAGCAAGAACCCATCCGCCGACGGCTGA
- a CDS encoding sensor histidine kinase, whose amino-acid sequence MTAVCAAAAVAAVSAQARPAVALCGGLATVAVAVCAAEAGRRGRTIAQLHTRLQQQQIGLRRRLAEQESEMIRLSEEMLPEAIGRLQMGEPVPEVMRKVAPHPEEPTEFAIAHRNVIRSVIDTVSAEEDLRESAQRAFVNIARRVQATIHQQAQDMRDMEDRHGDDPVVFRDLLHLDHGNALIGRMADSIAVLGGARPGRQWETDIGMYSVLRGAMSRILDYRRVKLSSVVEVAVISQHVEPLIHAIAELLDNATRYSPPSTTVHLTTAEVQSGIAVEIEDAGVGLSEEARRRAERILSLDGDALNLGDLGETPRLGLTVVARLAHTYNFKVMLRPSAYGGVRAVVVIPQNQITANVPPMYPMPEHLSHLDELPSLHDLMTETPAHTEFGANGLPQRRRRGLGTVPRAGGTRGHRAPKPTPTAAPSVDETPPGLGLDAFLSGINGEPPPKERRSETGENSWDDGGYR is encoded by the coding sequence GTGACAGCCGTGTGCGCGGCCGCGGCCGTGGCCGCGGTCTCCGCCCAGGCCCGCCCCGCGGTGGCCCTGTGCGGTGGACTCGCGACCGTCGCCGTCGCCGTGTGCGCCGCGGAGGCGGGCAGGCGCGGGCGCACCATCGCGCAACTGCACACCAGGCTCCAGCAGCAACAGATCGGCCTGCGCCGTCGACTCGCCGAGCAGGAGTCGGAGATGATCCGGCTCTCCGAGGAGATGTTGCCCGAGGCGATCGGCCGACTGCAGATGGGCGAGCCGGTGCCCGAGGTGATGCGCAAGGTCGCGCCGCACCCCGAGGAGCCGACCGAGTTCGCCATCGCGCACCGCAACGTGATCCGCTCGGTGATCGACACCGTCAGCGCCGAGGAGGACCTGCGCGAGTCCGCCCAGCGCGCGTTCGTCAACATCGCCCGCCGCGTCCAGGCCACCATCCACCAACAGGCCCAGGACATGCGGGACATGGAGGACCGGCACGGCGACGACCCGGTGGTCTTCCGCGATCTGCTCCACCTCGACCACGGCAACGCGCTGATCGGCCGCATGGCCGACAGCATCGCGGTGCTCGGCGGCGCCCGCCCGGGCCGCCAGTGGGAGACCGACATCGGCATGTACAGCGTGCTGCGCGGCGCGATGTCGCGCATCCTCGACTACCGCCGGGTCAAACTGTCGTCGGTCGTCGAGGTCGCGGTGATCTCCCAGCACGTCGAACCGCTGATCCACGCGATCGCCGAACTCCTCGACAACGCCACCCGATACTCGCCGCCCTCGACCACCGTGCACCTGACCACGGCCGAGGTGCAGAGCGGCATCGCGGTCGAGATCGAGGACGCCGGCGTCGGGCTGAGCGAGGAGGCCCGCCGCCGCGCCGAGCGCATCCTGTCCCTGGACGGCGACGCGCTCAACCTCGGCGACCTGGGCGAGACCCCGCGGCTCGGTTTGACGGTGGTGGCCCGCCTCGCGCACACCTACAACTTCAAGGTGATGCTGCGTCCGTCGGCCTACGGCGGCGTGCGCGCCGTCGTGGTGATCCCGCAGAACCAGATCACCGCGAACGTGCCGCCGATGTACCCGATGCCCGAGCACCTGTCGCACCTGGACGAACTCCCGTCCCTGCACGACCTGATGACCGAGACGCCGGCGCACACCGAGTTCGGCGCCAACGGTCTGCCGCAACGCCGCCGACGCGGTCTGGGCACCGTGCCCCGCGCCGGTGGCACGCGTGGACACCGCGCGCCCAAGCCGACGCCCACCGCCGCCCCGAGCGTCGACGAGACCCCGCCGGGGCTGGGCCTGGACGCCTTCCTCAGCGGCATCAACGGCGAACCGCCGCCCAAGGAACGACGATCCGAGACCGGCGAAAACTCGTGGGACGACGGGGGATACCGATGA
- a CDS encoding class II fructose-bisphosphate aldolase — MGLTSTGILTDAARADGVGVAAFNVITLEHAEAVVTAAEQAGLPVVVAISENAVKFRGGRLGPLAAACRVLAEEAEVPVALHLDHVESVELLAAAEGTGIGSVMFDASRLGYAENVAATADAVAWAHARGITLEAELGEVGGKPGHPALDAHAPGARTDPAEAAAYVRATGVDALAVAVGSSHAMLDRTATLDHDLIARLREAVRVPLVLHGSSGVPDDELRAAVSAGMTKINVGTALNIAYTGTLRERLAATPGKADPRPALSASRAAMVNAVAALLRVITAKR, encoded by the coding sequence ATGGGCTTGACCTCGACGGGGATACTGACCGACGCGGCGCGGGCGGACGGGGTGGGGGTGGCCGCGTTCAACGTGATCACCCTCGAACACGCCGAGGCGGTGGTGACGGCCGCCGAGCAGGCGGGGCTGCCGGTGGTGGTGGCGATCAGCGAGAACGCGGTGAAGTTCCGGGGCGGGCGGCTGGGACCGCTCGCGGCGGCGTGCCGGGTGCTGGCGGAGGAGGCCGAGGTGCCGGTGGCACTGCACCTGGACCACGTCGAGTCGGTCGAACTGCTGGCGGCGGCCGAGGGTACGGGGATCGGTTCGGTGATGTTCGACGCCTCGCGGCTCGGCTACGCGGAGAACGTGGCGGCGACGGCCGACGCGGTGGCCTGGGCGCATGCTCGCGGCATCACCCTGGAGGCCGAACTCGGCGAGGTGGGCGGCAAGCCGGGCCATCCCGCGCTGGACGCACACGCGCCCGGGGCGCGCACGGATCCGGCCGAGGCGGCGGCATACGTGCGGGCGACCGGGGTGGACGCGTTGGCCGTCGCGGTCGGCAGCAGCCACGCGATGCTCGATCGCACCGCCACGCTCGACCACGACCTGATCGCCCGGCTGCGCGAGGCGGTCCGCGTCCCGCTGGTGCTGCACGGCTCTTCGGGCGTGCCGGACGACGAACTGCGGGCGGCGGTGTCGGCCGGGATGACCAAGATCAACGTCGGTACGGCGCTGAACATCGCCTACACCGGCACGCTGCGCGAGCGCCTGGCGGCCACCCCCGGCAAGGCCGACCCGCGACCGGCGCTGTCCGCTTCGCGGGCGGCGATGGTCAACGCGGTCGCAGCCCTGCTGAGGGTGATCACCGCGAAGCGCTGA
- a CDS encoding cytochrome P450: protein MTAPPPVPPPGCPAHAGATATEGITRLYGPETIADPGAAYERLRAEHGAVAPILVDGDFPGWLVLGYRENLEVMRTPSRFSRDARNWRDWREGRIPPDATILPIMEYRPDCVSSDGAEHQRLRSVVTESLDRFDRRGIRKHVQRLSHDLIDRIAADGHADLVAQFAQQLPMLVIAQLYGLPDEMGPQLVQASAELMMQSERALESNEFILRTLRDLADRKRREPAADFPSWLIEHPNKLSEDEVLHHLRLVMVAANELTIALIANTLRVVLTDDRFAASLAGARLSLPDAVEQVLWDEPPLWVIPGRWALVDTELGGRRIRAGDLLVLGVMAGNVDPQIRTDLTVPVHHNRAHLAFSGGAHLCPGQDIGRAITDTAIDTLNSRLPDIRLAHPDRPPAWHAATWARYLTSLPVVFTPVPLVEPPEWVRPARADRATRPPEPLLPPPPTTWWARLSTWLFG from the coding sequence ATGACCGCTCCTCCCCCCGTTCCGCCGCCCGGTTGCCCCGCGCACGCGGGCGCGACGGCCACCGAGGGCATCACGCGGTTGTACGGTCCGGAGACCATCGCGGATCCGGGTGCCGCGTACGAACGACTGCGCGCCGAACACGGGGCGGTCGCCCCGATCCTGGTCGACGGCGATTTCCCCGGCTGGCTGGTGCTGGGCTACCGGGAGAACCTGGAGGTCATGCGCACGCCGAGCCGGTTCTCCCGGGACGCGCGCAACTGGCGCGACTGGCGCGAGGGCCGGATCCCGCCGGATGCGACGATCCTGCCGATCATGGAGTATCGCCCCGACTGCGTCTCCAGCGACGGCGCCGAACATCAGCGGTTGCGCTCGGTGGTCACGGAGAGTCTGGACCGGTTCGACCGGCGCGGCATCCGCAAACACGTGCAACGCCTGTCGCACGACCTGATCGACCGGATCGCCGCCGACGGCCATGCCGACCTGGTCGCCCAGTTCGCCCAGCAGTTGCCGATGCTGGTCATCGCGCAGCTCTACGGTCTGCCCGACGAGATGGGTCCGCAACTGGTGCAGGCCAGCGCCGAGTTGATGATGCAGAGTGAACGCGCCCTGGAATCCAACGAGTTCATCCTGCGGACGCTGCGCGATCTGGCCGACCGCAAACGCCGCGAGCCGGCCGCCGACTTCCCGTCCTGGCTGATCGAGCACCCGAACAAGCTGTCCGAGGACGAGGTGCTGCACCACCTCAGACTCGTGATGGTCGCCGCCAACGAACTGACCATCGCGCTGATCGCGAACACCCTGCGGGTGGTGCTCACCGACGACCGGTTCGCCGCCTCGCTGGCCGGCGCCCGGCTGAGCCTGCCCGACGCGGTCGAGCAGGTCCTGTGGGACGAACCGCCGTTGTGGGTCATCCCCGGTCGCTGGGCGCTGGTCGACACCGAGTTGGGCGGGCGGCGGATCCGGGCCGGCGACCTGCTGGTGCTCGGCGTGATGGCCGGCAACGTCGACCCGCAGATCCGTACCGACCTCACCGTGCCCGTCCACCACAACCGGGCACACCTGGCGTTCAGCGGCGGCGCGCACCTGTGCCCGGGACAGGACATCGGCCGGGCCATCACCGACACCGCGATCGACACCCTCAACAGCCGACTGCCCGACATCCGACTTGCCCACCCCGACCGGCCGCCGGCCTGGCACGCCGCCACCTGGGCCCGCTACCTGACCTCGCTGCCGGTCGTTTTCACCCCGGTCCCCCTGGTGGAGCCCCCCGAGTGGGTCCGCCCCGCCCGCGCCGACCGCGCGACGCGCCCGCCGGAGCCGCTGCTCCCGCCCCCGCCCACCACGTGGTGGGCACGGCTGAGCACGTGGCTCTTCGGCTGA
- a CDS encoding roadblock/LC7 domain-containing protein — MTAYRPNMDWMLSDLAKSVPFTRYIVLLSADGLRMAQHNTAADTADRLAAACAGLQSLAAAVAAEFPKGDGRMRLVVIEVNGGYFYMMAAGAGAYLAVLADGQVDTGLLGHRMRDLVIRIGEHLTSPPRRDGAFP; from the coding sequence ATGACGGCGTACCGACCCAACATGGACTGGATGCTCTCCGATCTCGCGAAGAGCGTGCCGTTCACGCGCTACATCGTGCTGCTGTCCGCCGACGGCCTGCGGATGGCCCAGCACAACACCGCCGCCGACACCGCCGACCGGCTCGCCGCCGCGTGCGCCGGCCTGCAGAGCCTCGCCGCCGCGGTGGCCGCCGAATTCCCCAAGGGGGACGGGCGGATGCGGCTGGTGGTGATCGAGGTCAACGGCGGCTACTTCTACATGATGGCCGCCGGCGCCGGCGCCTACCTCGCGGTGCTCGCCGACGGCCAGGTGGACACCGGCCTGCTCGGCCACCGCATGCGCGACCTGGTGATCCGGATCGGCGAACACCTGACCAGCCCGCCGCGCCGCGACGGGGCGTTCCCGTGA
- a CDS encoding NAD(P)H-binding protein has protein sequence MTTTTRPASRHPILVLGGTGKTGSRVAAALRARDADIRIASRSTEIPFEWSDESTWDRVLDGVRAVYLVPLDGAEAGPAFVRRAVAAGVERIVLLSARGVDTPGYFAADDPATRARLDLEAAVRGAGPAWTILRPGWFAQNFSEGLFRDGIRAGELVLPTGAAAVSFVDTEDIGAVAAAALLDPGHDGETYELSGPRALTFDAALAEIAAAGGRRADYVAADPDEYAAALIAQGVPEVEVAMWTSALGSIHRGLEAAISDGVPRALGRPARDFTEFVRSAAPTGAWTP, from the coding sequence ATGACAACCACGACCCGACCCGCATCGCGGCACCCGATCCTCGTCCTGGGCGGCACCGGCAAGACCGGCAGCCGCGTGGCCGCCGCCCTCCGCGCCCGGGACGCGGACATCCGGATCGCCTCCCGATCCACCGAGATCCCCTTCGAATGGTCCGACGAGAGCACCTGGGACCGGGTCCTGGACGGCGTCCGAGCCGTCTACCTGGTCCCGCTGGACGGCGCCGAGGCCGGTCCCGCCTTCGTCCGCCGAGCGGTCGCCGCCGGCGTCGAGCGCATCGTCCTGCTCTCCGCGCGGGGCGTCGACACCCCCGGCTACTTCGCCGCGGACGATCCGGCCACCCGGGCCCGACTCGACCTCGAGGCGGCCGTGCGCGGCGCCGGCCCGGCGTGGACCATCCTGCGCCCGGGGTGGTTCGCGCAGAACTTCAGCGAGGGCCTGTTCCGCGACGGCATCCGCGCCGGCGAACTGGTCCTGCCGACCGGCGCCGCGGCGGTGTCCTTCGTCGACACCGAGGACATCGGCGCCGTGGCCGCCGCCGCCCTGCTCGACCCCGGCCACGACGGCGAGACCTACGAACTGTCCGGCCCCCGGGCGCTGACCTTCGACGCCGCGTTGGCCGAGATCGCCGCCGCCGGCGGCCGGCGGGCCGACTACGTGGCCGCCGACCCGGACGAGTACGCCGCCGCCCTGATCGCCCAGGGTGTGCCCGAGGTCGAGGTGGCCATGTGGACCTCCGCCCTGGGCAGCATCCACCGCGGCCTGGAGGCCGCGATCTCCGACGGCGTCCCGCGCGCGCTCGGCCGCCCGGCCCGCGACTTCACCGAGTTCGTGCGCTCGGCCGCCCCCACCGGCGCCTGGACGCCCTGA
- a CDS encoding septum formation family protein, whose product MRVPSLLHTRSAGAAAAVLVATTLLSGCLGKSDDKKDHKSAPSATASKPAVPTMPTDPTPPAKSDPSASRPPAGTASPNSSPGRVKMVKLHKGDCINQKGEDVLTVACTTPHDAEVVGEYTIPDSLPPTSMKFKDEITAKCTELTSGAAGRNSTIQLSKLSFRPTSGSWLNEHDRDLTCLLKRTDGTPLTAPLK is encoded by the coding sequence ATGCGCGTTCCGTCCCTGCTCCACACGCGCTCCGCGGGCGCCGCGGCCGCCGTCCTGGTCGCCACCACGCTGCTGTCCGGCTGCCTGGGCAAGAGCGACGACAAGAAGGACCACAAGAGCGCCCCCTCCGCGACCGCGTCGAAACCCGCGGTGCCGACGATGCCCACGGACCCGACCCCGCCCGCGAAGTCCGACCCGTCGGCGAGCCGGCCGCCCGCCGGCACCGCGAGCCCGAACAGCAGCCCCGGCCGGGTCAAGATGGTCAAGCTGCACAAGGGCGACTGCATCAACCAGAAGGGCGAGGACGTCCTCACCGTCGCCTGCACCACACCACACGACGCCGAGGTGGTGGGCGAGTACACCATCCCCGACTCGCTGCCTCCGACGAGCATGAAGTTCAAGGACGAGATCACCGCCAAGTGCACGGAGCTGACCTCGGGCGCGGCCGGGCGCAACAGCACCATCCAGCTGTCGAAGCTGTCGTTCCGGCCCACGTCCGGCAGCTGGCTCAATGAGCACGACCGGGACCTGACCTGCCTGCTCAAGCGCACCGACGGCACACCACTGACAGCCCCCCTGAAGTAG
- a CDS encoding 1-phosphofructokinase family hexose kinase, which yields MIVTVTPNPAWDVTYHLERLARHGANRPASVGGRAGGKGINVTRVLRLLGVAVAAVAPLGGPTGERIRADLAAADIALTSVPVVGETRCTTTIVETASGGATSLNELGPSRTAEEWARVVAATAELLPAASVLVLSGSLPPGVPEGGYAELVARARAAGVPVLLDASGPALLAGVAAGPDVVKPNADELLAATGESDPLRAVARLAARTGAGGAVVASFGPGGMLAASDAGWWRAVPPESVHGNATGAGDAAVAALARGLAEGLPWPERLRDAVALSAAAVAAPLAGDVDGDLYRAWRPRVRVEAVAPPPP from the coding sequence GTGATCGTCACGGTGACGCCGAATCCGGCCTGGGATGTCACCTACCACCTGGAACGACTGGCTCGGCACGGGGCGAACCGGCCGGCGTCGGTCGGCGGGCGGGCCGGCGGCAAGGGGATCAATGTCACGCGGGTACTGCGCTTGCTCGGGGTCGCGGTCGCGGCGGTGGCGCCGCTGGGCGGGCCGACGGGCGAGCGGATACGGGCCGATCTGGCCGCGGCGGACATCGCGTTGACCTCGGTGCCGGTGGTGGGCGAGACGCGGTGCACCACGACGATCGTGGAGACCGCCTCGGGCGGCGCGACGTCGTTGAACGAACTCGGCCCCTCGCGGACCGCCGAGGAGTGGGCGCGGGTGGTCGCCGCCACGGCCGAACTGCTGCCCGCCGCGTCGGTGTTGGTGCTCTCCGGGAGTCTGCCGCCGGGGGTGCCGGAGGGCGGCTACGCGGAACTGGTCGCCCGGGCGCGGGCGGCGGGCGTGCCGGTGTTGCTGGACGCCTCGGGGCCGGCGCTGCTCGCGGGGGTCGCGGCCGGGCCGGATGTGGTCAAGCCGAACGCGGACGAGCTGCTCGCGGCGACCGGGGAGAGCGATCCGCTGCGCGCGGTAGCCCGGTTGGCGGCGCGCACGGGGGCCGGCGGCGCGGTCGTCGCGTCGTTCGGTCCGGGCGGGATGTTGGCCGCCTCCGACGCCGGGTGGTGGCGGGCGGTGCCGCCGGAGTCGGTGCACGGCAACGCCACCGGCGCCGGGGACGCGGCGGTCGCGGCGCTGGCCCGGGGGCTGGCCGAGGGCCTGCCGTGGCCGGAGCGGTTGCGCGACGCGGTGGCCCTGTCGGCGGCGGCGGTGGCCGCGCCGCTGGCCGGGGACGTGGACGGCGACCTGTACCGGGCCTGGCGGCCCCGGGTGCGGGTGGAAGCGGTGGCGCCGCCGCCGCCGTAG
- a CDS encoding GTP-binding protein, giving the protein MDYNGSETLVGPRPEDMLPATAAAAVKVVIVGGFGVGKTTLVGAVSEIRPLTTEETMTQAGVGIDDLSGVEAKTTTTVAMDFGRISLNERLVLYLFGTPGQERFWFLWNGLFDGALGAVVLVDTRRLEVCFDVMGRLEDRGVPFVVAVNTFPESPVYSMDELRGALDLDDTVPMVDCDARNRGSSRDVLMALMQYLHTLTTNRETP; this is encoded by the coding sequence ATGGACTACAACGGCTCTGAGACCCTCGTCGGGCCGCGCCCCGAGGACATGCTGCCCGCAACGGCCGCGGCCGCCGTCAAGGTCGTGATCGTCGGCGGATTCGGGGTCGGCAAGACCACCCTCGTCGGCGCGGTCAGCGAGATCCGTCCCCTCACCACGGAGGAGACGATGACCCAGGCGGGCGTCGGCATCGACGACCTCTCGGGCGTCGAGGCCAAGACCACCACGACGGTGGCGATGGACTTCGGCCGGATCAGCCTCAACGAGCGCCTGGTGCTCTACCTGTTCGGCACCCCCGGGCAGGAGCGCTTCTGGTTCCTGTGGAACGGCCTGTTCGACGGCGCGCTCGGCGCCGTCGTGCTGGTGGACACCCGGCGCCTGGAGGTGTGCTTCGACGTGATGGGCCGCCTGGAGGATCGCGGTGTGCCGTTCGTGGTCGCGGTCAACACGTTTCCCGAGTCGCCGGTCTATTCCATGGACGAACTGCGCGGCGCGCTCGACCTCGACGACACCGTGCCGATGGTCGACTGCGACGCCCGCAATCGAGGTTCCAGCCGGGATGTGCTGATGGCGCTCATGCAATACCTCCACACGCTCACCACGAACCGGGAGACGCCATGA
- a CDS encoding SIS domain-containing protein, which produces MTAVSHTSAEIATQPALWARAAALAGECAGLPKGGERVAVVGCGTSWFIAQAYAVLRERAGLGITDAFAASEFPGVRDYDRVVALSRSGTTTEVLRLLAEVRGKVATTAITGAPGTPITTAADEIVMLDFADERSVVQTRFATTALALFRAHLGEDLTAAVRDAETAVAWEPEAAFVAAEQFTFLGSSWSAGLAAEAALKMREAAGAWTESYPVMEYRHGPISIAAPHRVTWVFGPVPEGLAEQVAVTGGTFVAGALDPMAELIRVQKLAVAIAESRGLNPDEPRHLTRSVVLDAS; this is translated from the coding sequence ATGACGGCCGTCAGTCACACCTCCGCCGAGATCGCCACCCAGCCCGCGTTGTGGGCCCGCGCCGCCGCGCTCGCGGGGGAGTGCGCGGGGTTGCCGAAGGGCGGCGAGCGGGTCGCGGTCGTCGGTTGCGGGACGTCGTGGTTCATCGCGCAGGCGTACGCGGTGTTGCGCGAGCGGGCCGGGCTCGGGATCACCGACGCCTTCGCGGCCTCGGAGTTCCCCGGCGTACGGGACTACGACCGGGTGGTGGCGCTGAGCCGCTCCGGCACCACGACCGAGGTGTTGCGGCTGCTCGCGGAGGTGCGCGGCAAGGTCGCCACGACCGCGATCACCGGCGCGCCCGGCACGCCGATCACGACCGCGGCGGACGAGATCGTGATGCTCGACTTCGCCGACGAGCGCTCGGTCGTGCAGACCCGGTTCGCCACCACGGCGCTCGCGTTGTTCCGTGCGCATCTGGGCGAGGACCTGACCGCGGCGGTGCGGGACGCGGAGACCGCCGTCGCCTGGGAGCCGGAGGCGGCGTTCGTGGCCGCCGAGCAGTTCACCTTCCTCGGCTCGTCGTGGTCGGCGGGGTTGGCGGCCGAGGCCGCGCTGAAGATGCGCGAGGCGGCGGGGGCGTGGACCGAGAGCTACCCGGTGATGGAGTACCGGCACGGGCCGATCAGCATCGCCGCGCCCCACCGGGTCACCTGGGTCTTCGGTCCGGTGCCGGAGGGGCTGGCCGAGCAGGTCGCGGTGACCGGCGGCACCTTCGTGGCCGGCGCGCTCGACCCGATGGCCGAGTTGATCCGGGTACAAAAGCTCGCGGTCGCGATCGCGGAGAGCCGCGGGCTGAACCCGGACGAGCCGAGGCACCTCACCCGGTCCGTGGTGCTGGACGCGTCGTGA
- a CDS encoding DUF742 domain-containing protein yields MTVPRRRTRRVPYPERLYLVGENPDDPGRLDLVTLFVAKHESTRGMGPEPAAILRMCEQPLSMAEISAHMRLPTSVLTLVLADMVTAGELEARAPIPAASLPDIDLLKAVMHGLQRL; encoded by the coding sequence GTGACCGTGCCGCGGCGGCGCACACGGCGCGTTCCCTACCCCGAACGGCTGTACCTGGTCGGGGAGAACCCGGACGATCCCGGCCGGCTGGACCTCGTGACGCTGTTCGTCGCCAAGCACGAATCCACCCGCGGGATGGGCCCCGAGCCCGCCGCGATCCTGCGGATGTGCGAACAACCGTTGTCGATGGCGGAGATCTCCGCCCACATGCGGTTACCCACCAGCGTCCTGACGCTGGTGCTCGCGGACATGGTGACCGCGGGCGAGTTGGAGGCCCGGGCCCCGATCCCGGCCGCGTCGTTGCCCGACATCGATCTCCTCAAGGCGGTGATGCATGGACTACAACGGCTCTGA
- a CDS encoding AraC family transcriptional regulator, whose product MDGLADLLRGIRADEALFDRRILSPAGSVRLDSRTPLTICTLVRGGGRIVPESGPSHALLPGDTAVIRGPAPLTFVADPSADPSVDPSTDAPTELISGAYRAHTDIGRRLPTALPDLLVVPDPDGDHRLLDFLSAEVAADRPGQQVVLDRLLDWLLACTLRAWFDLPEAHAPEWYLALADPIVGAALRAVHDAPARPWTIAALAAEAGVSRTALAERFTARVGQPPLTYLTEWRMALAAELLTEPDATVAAVARRVGYADAFAFSTAFKRVRGLSPSAHRTAHHRAA is encoded by the coding sequence ATGGATGGACTGGCCGACCTGCTGCGCGGGATCAGGGCCGACGAGGCCCTGTTCGACCGGCGGATCCTGTCCCCGGCGGGGTCCGTCCGCCTCGATTCCCGCACGCCGCTGACCATCTGCACCCTCGTGCGCGGCGGCGGCCGCATCGTGCCCGAGAGCGGCCCGTCGCACGCGCTGCTCCCGGGCGACACGGCGGTAATCCGCGGCCCGGCCCCGTTGACCTTCGTCGCCGACCCGTCCGCCGACCCGTCCGTGGACCCCTCGACCGACGCGCCGACCGAGCTGATCTCCGGCGCCTACCGCGCGCACACCGACATCGGCCGCCGGCTGCCCACCGCGCTGCCCGACCTGCTGGTGGTGCCGGATCCCGACGGCGACCACCGACTCCTGGACTTCCTGTCCGCCGAGGTCGCCGCCGACCGGCCGGGTCAACAGGTCGTGCTGGACCGCCTGCTCGACTGGTTGCTCGCCTGCACGCTGCGGGCCTGGTTCGACCTCCCCGAGGCCCATGCCCCGGAGTGGTACCTGGCCCTGGCCGATCCGATCGTGGGCGCCGCCCTGCGCGCCGTACACGACGCCCCGGCCCGTCCCTGGACCATCGCCGCCCTGGCCGCCGAGGCCGGCGTGTCCCGCACCGCGCTCGCCGAACGATTCACCGCCCGGGTCGGCCAACCGCCGCTCACGTACCTGACCGAGTGGCGGATGGCCCTGGCCGCCGAACTGCTCACCGAACCCGACGCCACGGTCGCCGCAGTGGCCCGCCGCGTCGGCTACGCGGACGCGTTCGCGTTCAGCACCGCCTTCAAACGTGTCCGCGGCCTGAGCCCCTCGGCCCACCGCACCGCCCACCACCGCGCCGCGTAG
- a CDS encoding IclR family transcriptional regulator, with amino-acid sequence MQRALGILHCFRAGGTDLSASDIARRLGLSVSTAHRLARTLVGAGFLDQDDRTSRYRLGPVVAELGLLAYHQRGLHHAAPELEQLSRRTSATSDLAIRSGRHALVLVGSSVQPGTGLGLRRPLHSTALGKVLLAWADPADGGLVPLLPLAPQTDRTIVDPVALQAQLDAARAIGYALNDGESVPGVRTLAVPILNRAGHAHAALAVRSTPAVMTDERIPWFRDRAQACADALEVLLLPPHRRRLRESGLPAE; translated from the coding sequence GTGCAGCGCGCGCTGGGCATCCTCCACTGCTTCCGGGCCGGCGGCACCGACCTGAGCGCGTCGGACATCGCGCGCCGCCTGGGCCTGTCGGTGTCCACCGCGCATCGGCTCGCCCGGACCCTGGTCGGCGCCGGCTTCCTGGACCAGGACGACCGCACCAGCCGCTACCGCCTGGGTCCCGTGGTCGCCGAGTTGGGCCTGTTGGCCTACCACCAGCGCGGCCTGCACCACGCCGCCCCGGAGTTGGAACAGCTGTCCCGACGCACGTCGGCGACGTCCGACCTGGCCATCCGCAGCGGCCGGCACGCGCTGGTCCTGGTCGGCAGCTCGGTCCAGCCCGGTACCGGACTGGGCCTGCGCCGACCGCTGCACTCGACGGCGCTGGGCAAGGTCCTGCTCGCCTGGGCCGACCCGGCCGACGGCGGCCTGGTCCCCCTGCTCCCGCTCGCCCCGCAGACCGACCGCACGATCGTGGACCCGGTCGCGTTGCAGGCCCAGTTGGACGCCGCGCGGGCGATCGGCTACGCGCTCAACGACGGCGAGTCGGTACCCGGGGTACGCACCCTGGCCGTACCGATCCTGAACCGCGCCGGGCACGCGCACGCCGCACTCGCGGTGCGCTCCACCCCCGCCGTGATGACCGACGAGCGCATCCCGTGGTTCCGCGACCGGGCACAGGCGTGCGCCGACGCCCTGGAGGTACTGCTGCTCCCGCCGCATCGACGCCGACTGCGCGAGTCCGGACTGCCCGCCGAGTAG